Genomic DNA from Ictidomys tridecemlineatus isolate mIctTri1 chromosome 6, mIctTri1.hap1, whole genome shotgun sequence:
gaaatggaaatggAGGTTAGAGTTGAGAGGCAAGTTCTAGAATAAAGAGTCTGTGTATCAAGGCCAGAGAAGTGCCTGCTGAGGTTCTTCCACCAGCCATCACATCTGCTCTTGTGCTGTACTCACACAGAGGTTGAGGACCCAAGCCAGAGCTCCGAACAAGTCCCTCACAGACCACCTCCTGGAGGTCGCCCACCCAGACCCCCTGCTGATGGTGGAGATGacaatgaagatgaagatgaaggtgATGACTCAGAGCAGGGACCACCAGAAGGAGGCAATCAGCAGCAGCCAGGTCGTCCCCCTCGTCCTGGACAGCAGCAGGGACCCCCCCAGCAAGGAGGCCAGCAACATCAAGGTCACCCTCCTCATCCCGGAAAACCACAGGGACCCCCccagcaaggaggccagcagcagcaaCAAGGTCGCCCTCCTCGTCCTGGACAGCCACAGGGACCACCacagcaaggaggccagcagcagcagcaaggtcgTCCCCCTCGTCCTGGACAGCCACAGGGACCCCCacagcaaggaggccagcagcagcagcaaggtcgCCCTCCTCGTCCTGGACAGCCACAGGGACCCCCCCAGGAAGGAGGCCAGCAACATCAAGGTCGCCCTCCTCGTCCTGGACAGCCACAGGGACCCCCccagcaaggaggccagcagcagcagcaaggtcgTCCCCCTCGTCCTGGACAGCTGCAGGGACCACCccagcaaggaggccagcagcagcagcaaggtcgCCCCCCTCATCCTGGACAGCAACAGGGACCCCCCAAATCAGAAGGTAATTGGGAGCTTCTGCCTCATATCATCCTGCAAATCCCTGGGCATCACCTTCACTTTCCCAAGTGGATAGAGTATAAAGTCCTCCCCATTCAACCTACCTAGTCTATCCTAGAATTCTGGGGCAGCTATGATTTAAGCTCACTCTCTAACAAAGGCCCTAATTGTTGTGCTTCTCAAAATTGAAGGTGCTAACAAATCATCTGGAAACATGTTGAAAGTACAGGGTTATGGAACCCATTTCTAAATGTGTATAATCAGGCATTCTTGGGCAGTGTAGGATGACCCTTTAAGTTCTTGAAGGTAACTCTGATCATCTGTCATCCTGTACCACATGTCCTTTCTGTCAGTGTTTACTGAACATGGTTGCTTTTGGGGGGCAGGGCATTGATCTCCCTTTGTTCTGTGTCTCCTTGCTGAGACTCAGATGATTGCCCATTTCATGTTTCCTTGTTACCATGAAAAGTCAGTTCTATCAACCACTGGGCCTCTCAGTCCAGAATCCCTGCCATGGGAATTCACCTCTGTGCTCCTAATTGGACACTcgatttttatatgctttttggCAAATTAATCTACACCTGACTGGAAAGTCCAACTGAATAAAGAGGTGTTCAACTAAATCAGGAATGCACCTATCATATCTCCTTATAACCTTCACCATAAATCTggatcattaatttttttgtatatcctcttggaaatattcatacacatataAGCACATCTCTCTATTTTACTCTACAATTTAGTGTCATTAAATTCTACTAGAATTCTGGGGCAGCTGTGATTTACGCTCAGTCTACAATTTAGTATCATAAATTCTACTCAAATCTCATTATTTCTCCTTTGAAGTAccatattttataagaatttcaGAGCAGTTCACGAGATACACAAATAATTTCACCATCGTCCTtccataattttttcttccttttgttattttttcttctttctaaacaAATTTCTACCTTAGTTTTTGAATTTATCCATATCTTCTTCTCAAAATACCTCCTCGTTCTCCATCTTTTtgcctccttttttgtttattatttcgaATTTTTTAGTAATTCATGGAATTACTGATTCAAACCTTCTCTAGTCAAGCCATGTGTAATACCTTTACTATTGTTGGACTTTGCAGTTATCCTTTTCGTACATCTGATCATGACTATTTTCAATACCATCCACAAAATTACTTTCCCAGAAGtattcttcttatatttttattgatccaTTATAATTATCCATGATATGGGGTATATTAACTATTTTATGGATACATTATAATGACACATGATATTGGGATGTGTTAAAACCACACATTCACACAGTGAAAAATGTAACTTGTTGAGTTTCAATCCTCATACCTCTCCTTCCAGTAGTTATCTTTATTTCCTCATATTGTAAGTGTGAATATAGAGCATGTTCAGTGCAAGATGTCTACCAGGGCGGAAGGAGAAGCAAAAGAAGAGGACGTGGGCTCTCCCCTGCAGGGCTTTAGTGATGCCAGCCAGATTTTAGAAACCTCCTGCATGTCACATCTTCCCTACAAactcctcccttttttttttttgtttcagagaGTGAATAAGAAGACCATGTCCTTCAGAAAATTCTGCCATTGGAACAAAAGGGTCATAGCCATGTCCTCTATAGACTAATAAAATAATCAGCATGCGTTTTCTGATTGCTGTCTCTCTTTCTGGGGTGGGAAAGTGTGAAATCTGAAGGTCATGGACACAGTGTAAAAATATCCTGCACCTCCCTCATGGATGCTTCCAGAAAGATTCCCTCCTTCTTCATCCACAAGTCACTGCCATGTTTCCAGCATCCCTTACATCACAAGTGCAAGCTTTAAAACTACTTgagaatatatatacaaaatgcttGTAAATTTTCAGCAAAGAAAGAATATAGAATATCAGTGAGGAATTTGCAGAGGCTGAGAGGTTCTACACATGAAAATCTTTGACCCTGATTTCCAAAAATGGGAATGGAGGTTCAGGCACATTTCTTCTAGAACCCATCATTTCTCTCCTGAGCTCATCATTGCCTAATTCTGTCCCTCTATAGATTGCCACCTTTCTTTGGAACCTGTGGGAATTTGGTCAATAGACAATAAGGTGCATTTTCTGAGACATGAATCTTTGAGACCTTCAGACATGACTTCTGGATCATCATAAGGCTTATAGAGTAGAGCCTTGGCTGATTATCGTGCACTATGTTGTATTAGGCATTTGAGATTTTCATACAGTTTCTTggacatacatcaatcatatggATTTATATAGCTCAACAAAGTTAAAACATCGTATCTTTAAAGAAATCATAACACATTGAGTCATTCTTGGTATTTTatatgattatttattagttgttttatataatttttatttattatttatgtatctatttggTATTTATTATAGGTTCTTGCTTTGTTtgtgaggctgaccttgaaatcACGCTCCTCCTACATTATTTTCCCAAGTAACTGAGAATGAAAATGTTGGTTCCCATGACAATTCATTCCTAATTAATTTTATTCCCCCTATTTTTGTTAAAGTGAAAATAACTTGAGATATTTTGAAGCTCcctaaaattttccaaaatcctATAAAGTACAAAATGGCTTAAATGAGAATATGATTTTTGGAAGAATTGAAACCTGTCCAAAAGTTTAAGAACATTTGAATAAATACAATCGTGGCTCAGTTTCAAACAAACCCAAAGTGTCAAAATATTATGCAGACACATTGGGTGAGGTAGTTATaagatggaaactgaggtgttgTAATATTGAGAAGACTCACGTTTCTTAAGAAGTCAAGGTCTGCATAAAACACAACATGAAGCATATGAAAAGTATCTTGATGAAACAAAATCTTTGCTTCCTGGACCATTTGCATGAAAGGAACAGAAAATCCTCTAAATTTTAACATCAATAGTCagaaaaatttattctttcaacagAGATCAAaaccatttctctttttcttccaaaatccATATGATATTTGAAGTGTCAACCAGTTTAAATCATAATTTGTGAATAAATGCAATCAAATCTTAGCCAGATTAATTGCAcctattatttgtttttcaaattcccATTCCAGAAATAACTATGATGTTCTAATATCTATTTAGGTTTTTTCCCTGTTGTGAGACAATTAATTCTAATTAACCACAAGAATTGCTCTGTttttcatcacaaaaataaatctttcagaGCTTATCTCTTTGCTTGTTGGAAACATGTTTTACATTTCTCCTAGATAGAGctgctttccttatttattttgaattcttcatttagtttctttgattttattaagTTGCATTTAGTGCTTGTATAACTACTTTTGTGCCACAGAATGGAATTCTTAGCACATTGAgtagtgtttcttttttgtaGCAAGACAAGAGTAGATACTTTTCTGTTTACAATTAGCAATTAAAATTATCTTAGGTAATCCACCTTAGATATTTACTAAATATGCATTCCATTACTGAACTTATCAATACTTAGGAGTTCAAGGTCTGAGAATTGGAAAATATCTTaacagata
This window encodes:
- the LOC144365069 gene encoding uncharacterized protein LOC144365069 produces the protein MVTFGYTIPLLCLATGSYQRFPLIEIQRRKTFKSGPEKCLLRFFHQPSHLLLCCTHTEVEDPSQSSEQVPHRPPPGGRPPRPPADGGDDNEDEDEGDDSEQGPPEGGNQQQPGRPPRPGQQQGPPQQGGQQHQGHPPHPGKPQGPPQQGGQQQQQGRPPRPGQPQGPPQQGGQQQQQGRPPRPGQPQGPPQQGGQQQQQGRPPRPGQPQGPPQEGGQQHQGRPPRPGQPQGPPQQGGQQQQQGRPPRPGQLQGPPQQGGQQQQQGRPPHPGQQQGPPKSEDFCPPRDTSAMLRKVLILQVLCALAVAFPTLPPALRSWEGHRWGLFCASLTSAFREQYLGALISSWAAAGSGTFYPWQEGDLCETTKASVATLPSTLSPEERSSQQQAGMEAAETF